The proteins below come from a single Cricetulus griseus strain 17A/GY chromosome 6, alternate assembly CriGri-PICRH-1.0, whole genome shotgun sequence genomic window:
- the Nucb1 gene encoding nucleobindin-1 isoform X2 — translation MPTSVPRGAPLLLPPLLMLSVVLAVPLDRAAPHQEDSQATESPDTGLYYHRYLQEVINVLETDGHFREKLQAANAEDIKVRQTWARGGCAQRSFSATAGKMRQNIDSGKLSRELDFVSHHVRTKLDELKRQEVSRLRMLLKAKMDAKQEPNLQVDHLNLLKQFEHLDPQNQHTFEARDLEMLIQTATRDLAQYDAAHHQEFKRYEMLKEHERRRYLESLGEEQRKEAERKLQEQQRRHREHPKVNVPGSQAQLKEVWEELDGLDPNRFNPKTFFILHDINSDGVLDEQELEALFTKELEKVYDPKNEEDDMREMEEERLRMREHVMKNVDTNQDRLVTLEEFLASTQRKEFGDTGEGWKTVEMYPAYTEEELRRFEEELAAREAELNAKAQRLSQETEALGRSQDRLEAQKRELQQAVLQMEQRKQQQQEQNVPPSKPEGKLQFRADTGDAPVPAPAGDQKDVAPEKKAAEQPPELPQLDPQPL, via the exons ATGCCTACCTCTGTGCCCCGCGGGGCCCCTTTGCTTCTACCACCTCTGCTGATGCTATCAGTTGTGCTGGCGGTGCCACTGGACCGCGCGGCCCCCCATCAGGAGGACAGCCAGGCCACTGAGAGCCCG GACACAGGCCTATACTACCACCGATACCTCCAGGAGGTCATCAATGTGCTAGAGACAGATGGGCACTTCCGTGAGAAGCTGCAAGCTGCCAACGCTGAGGACATCAAGGTGCGTCAGACATGGGCTAGGGGAGGGTGTGCTCAAAGGAGTTTCTCCGCCACAGCCGGGAAGATGCGTCAAAACATAGAC AGTGGAAAGCTGAGCCGAGAGCTAGACTTTGTCAGCCACCATGTCCGAACCAAGCTTGACGAGCTCAAGCGACAGGAGGTATCAAGGCTGCGGATGCTGCTCAAGGCCAAGATGGATGCAAAGCAGGAGCCCA ACTTGCAGGTGGACCACCTGAACCTCCTCAAGCAGTTTGAACACCTAGACCCTCAGAACCAGCACACGTTTGAGGCTCGGGACCTAGAGATGCTGATCCAGACG GCCACCCGAGACCTCGCCCAGTATGATGCCGCACATCATCAAGAGTTCAAACGCTATGAGATGCTTAAGGAACATGAGAGAAGACGCTACCTGGAGTCTCTGGGAGAGGAGCAGCGGAAGGAGGCCGAGAGGAAGCTACAAGAGCAACAGCGCAGACACCGGGAACACCCCAAAGTCAATGTCCCT GGCAGCCAAGCCCAGTTGAAGGAGGTATGGGAGGAGCTGGATGGATTGGACCCCAACAGGTTCAACCCCAAGACCTTCTTCATACTGCATG ACATCAACAGCGATGGTGTGCTAGATGAGCAAGAACTGGAAGCTCTCTTTACCAAGGAG TTGGAAAAAGTTTACGACCCAAAGAACGAGGAGGATGAcatgagagagatggaggaggagcgGCTGCGAATGAGGGAGCACGTGATGAAGAAC GTGGACACCAACCAGGACCGTCTTGTGACCCTGGAGGAGTTCCTGGCATCGACGCAGAGGAAGGAGTTTGGGGACACTGGGGAAGGATGGAAG ACAGTGGAAATGTATCCGGCCTACACAGAGGAGGAGCTGAGGCGCTTTGAGGAGGAGCTTGCTGCTAGGGAGGCTGAGCTCAATGCCAAGGCCCAGCGCCTCAGCCAGGAGACAGAGGCCCTGGGGCGCTCCCAGGACCGCCTGGAGGCTCAGAAGAGAGAGCTGCAGCAG GCTGTTCTGCAGATGGAGCAGAGGAAGCAGCAACAGCAAGAACAGAATGTTCCACCTTCCAAACCTGAGGGAAAGCTGCAGTTCCGTGCAGACACAG GTGACGCTCCTGTCCCAGCTCCAGCAGGTGACCAGAAAGATGTGGCTCCTGAAAAGAAGGCCGCAGAGCAGCCCCCTGAGCTGCCCCAGCTGGATCCCCAGCCCTTATGA
- the Nucb1 gene encoding nucleobindin-1 isoform X3 gives MPTSVPRGAPLLLPPLLMLSVVLAVPLDRAAPHQEDSQATESPDTGLYYHRYLQEVINVLETDGHFREKLQAANAEDIKSGKLSRELDFVSHHVRTKLDELKRQEVSRLRMLLKAKMDAKQEPNLQVDHLNLLKQFEHLDPQNQHTFEARDLEMLIQTATRDLAQYDAAHHQEFKRYEMLKEHERRRYLESLGEEQRKEAERKLQEQQRRHREHPKVNVPGSQAQLKEVWEELDGLDPNRFNPKTFFILHDINSDGVLDEQELEALFTKELEKVYDPKNEEDDMREMEEERLRMREHVMKNVDTNQDRLVTLEEFLASTQRKEFGDTGEGWKTVEMYPAYTEEELRRFEEELAAREAELNAKAQRLSQETEALGRSQDRLEAQKRELQQAVLQMEQRKQQQQEQNVPPSKPEGKLQFRADTGDAPVPAPAGDQKDVAPEKKAAEQPPELPQLDPQPL, from the exons ATGCCTACCTCTGTGCCCCGCGGGGCCCCTTTGCTTCTACCACCTCTGCTGATGCTATCAGTTGTGCTGGCGGTGCCACTGGACCGCGCGGCCCCCCATCAGGAGGACAGCCAGGCCACTGAGAGCCCG GACACAGGCCTATACTACCACCGATACCTCCAGGAGGTCATCAATGTGCTAGAGACAGATGGGCACTTCCGTGAGAAGCTGCAAGCTGCCAACGCTGAGGACATCAAG AGTGGAAAGCTGAGCCGAGAGCTAGACTTTGTCAGCCACCATGTCCGAACCAAGCTTGACGAGCTCAAGCGACAGGAGGTATCAAGGCTGCGGATGCTGCTCAAGGCCAAGATGGATGCAAAGCAGGAGCCCA ACTTGCAGGTGGACCACCTGAACCTCCTCAAGCAGTTTGAACACCTAGACCCTCAGAACCAGCACACGTTTGAGGCTCGGGACCTAGAGATGCTGATCCAGACG GCCACCCGAGACCTCGCCCAGTATGATGCCGCACATCATCAAGAGTTCAAACGCTATGAGATGCTTAAGGAACATGAGAGAAGACGCTACCTGGAGTCTCTGGGAGAGGAGCAGCGGAAGGAGGCCGAGAGGAAGCTACAAGAGCAACAGCGCAGACACCGGGAACACCCCAAAGTCAATGTCCCT GGCAGCCAAGCCCAGTTGAAGGAGGTATGGGAGGAGCTGGATGGATTGGACCCCAACAGGTTCAACCCCAAGACCTTCTTCATACTGCATG ACATCAACAGCGATGGTGTGCTAGATGAGCAAGAACTGGAAGCTCTCTTTACCAAGGAG TTGGAAAAAGTTTACGACCCAAAGAACGAGGAGGATGAcatgagagagatggaggaggagcgGCTGCGAATGAGGGAGCACGTGATGAAGAAC GTGGACACCAACCAGGACCGTCTTGTGACCCTGGAGGAGTTCCTGGCATCGACGCAGAGGAAGGAGTTTGGGGACACTGGGGAAGGATGGAAG ACAGTGGAAATGTATCCGGCCTACACAGAGGAGGAGCTGAGGCGCTTTGAGGAGGAGCTTGCTGCTAGGGAGGCTGAGCTCAATGCCAAGGCCCAGCGCCTCAGCCAGGAGACAGAGGCCCTGGGGCGCTCCCAGGACCGCCTGGAGGCTCAGAAGAGAGAGCTGCAGCAG GCTGTTCTGCAGATGGAGCAGAGGAAGCAGCAACAGCAAGAACAGAATGTTCCACCTTCCAAACCTGAGGGAAAGCTGCAGTTCCGTGCAGACACAG GTGACGCTCCTGTCCCAGCTCCAGCAGGTGACCAGAAAGATGTGGCTCCTGAAAAGAAGGCCGCAGAGCAGCCCCCTGAGCTGCCCCAGCTGGATCCCCAGCCCTTATGA